In Microbacterium maritypicum, the following are encoded in one genomic region:
- a CDS encoding type 1 glutamine amidotransferase, with translation MSPRVLVVVNSASSGPRRLGAWLVDRGIAVDAVVAAEEELPATLDGYAGLVLLGGGLMPDEDDRAPWLAVERALAAEAIDHDLPTLGICLGAQVLAHVAGGEVKAKTGPVERGATHIRPTPSGREDAVIATLGDGAPMIENHQDMITRLPPRAVLLASSDAIEIQAFRLGRHVRGVQFHPEASAADLARWDDAALRGEGRSLARLIAAAEEVDAHNTEVSRAIVEAFADEILVGGRG, from the coding sequence GTGAGCCCGCGCGTGCTCGTCGTCGTCAACTCCGCGAGCTCCGGACCGCGGCGCCTCGGGGCCTGGCTCGTCGACCGCGGCATCGCGGTCGACGCCGTGGTCGCAGCGGAGGAGGAGCTCCCCGCCACTCTCGACGGCTACGCCGGACTGGTGCTCCTCGGCGGCGGCCTGATGCCGGACGAGGACGACCGTGCGCCCTGGCTCGCGGTCGAGCGCGCGCTCGCCGCCGAGGCCATCGACCACGACCTCCCGACGCTCGGCATCTGCCTGGGCGCGCAGGTGCTCGCGCACGTGGCCGGAGGAGAGGTGAAGGCGAAGACCGGCCCCGTCGAGCGCGGGGCGACGCACATCCGTCCGACCCCGTCCGGCCGGGAGGACGCGGTGATCGCGACACTCGGCGACGGTGCCCCGATGATCGAGAACCACCAGGACATGATCACCCGTCTGCCGCCGCGGGCGGTGCTGCTCGCATCCAGCGACGCCATCGAGATTCAGGCCTTCCGGCTGGGGCGGCACGTCCGCGGCGTGCAGTTCCACCCGGAGGCCTCGGCCGCCGATCTCGCCCGCTGGGACGATGCCGCCTTGCGCGGAGAAGGACGATCCTTGGCGCGCCTGATCGCCGCCGCCGAGGAGGTCGACGCGCACAACACCGAGGTCAGCCGTGCGATCGTCGAGGCGTTCGCGGACGAGATCCTGGTCGGAGGGCGCGGGTGA